One genomic window of Glycine max cultivar Williams 82 chromosome 16, Glycine_max_v4.0, whole genome shotgun sequence includes the following:
- the LOC100799299 gene encoding GDSL esterase/lipase EXL3, translating to MNLLYQKKLLSRWLIAILWCSIIAPIFQHVSVMSLPNNETVPAVMVFGDSIVDPGNNNYITTLVKCNFPPYGRDFGEGNQPTGRFSNGLVPSDIIAAKLGVKKLLPAYLDPNLQLQDLLTGVSFASGGAGYDPLTAELVNVMSLSDQLDMFKEYIKKINEAVGRNRTTMIVSKSIYIVCVGSDDIANTYYQSPFRSAEYDIPSYTDFMASEASKFLQELYGLGARRIGVFGLSVIGCVPSQRTLGGGLNRACLDSSNQAAMLFNSKLNSQMVVLGKKFSDSRLVYLDSYNGFLSMLQNPAKFGFEVIKKGCCGTGDIEVSILCNRYSINTCSNTTHYLFWDSYHPTQEAYLALSSLVFDNKIKDFF from the exons ATGAATTTACTCTATCAAAAAAAGCTCCTTTCTCGATGGCTTATAGCCATTCTTTGGTGTTCTATTATAGCCCCCATCTTTCAACATGTTTCTGTTATGAGCCTACCAAACAATGAGACTGTGCCAGCGGTGATGGTATTTGGGGACTCTATAGTAGATCCGGGAAACAACAACTATATCACCACacttgtcaaatgcaatttcccACCATATGGTAGAGATTTTGGTGAAGGAAATCAACCAACTGGGAGGTTCAGCAATGGCTTAGTTCCATCAGACATAATTG ctGCAAAACTTGGAGTCAAGAAGCTTTTACCTGCTTATCTTGACCCAAATTTGCAACTTCAAGATCTCCTCACTGGTGTAAGCTTTGCCTCAGGCGGTGCCGGATATGATCCTCTAACAGCTGAATTAGTG AATGTGATGTCATTGTCAGATCAATTAGACATGTTCAAGGAATACATAAAGAAGATAAATGAAGCGGTTGGAAGAAACAGAACGACAATGATAGTATCTAAGAGCATATACATAGTATGTGTAGGAAGTGATGACATTGCCAATACTTACTATCAATCACCTTTTAGGAGTGCTGAGTATGATATTCCTTCATACACGGACTTCATGGCTTCAGAAGCCTCAAAATTCTTGCAG GAACTTTATGGACTAGGAGCTAGAAGAATTGGAGTATTTGGTTTATCAGTTATAGGGTGTGTGCCCTCACAAAGAACACTCGGTGGAGGCTTGAATAGAGCATGCTTAGATTCTTCTAACCAAGCAGCAATGCTCTTCAACTCGAAGCTCAACTCCCAGATGGTTGTGCTTGGAAAAAAGTTTTCAGACTCTAGGCTTGTTTATCTTGATTCTTACAACGGATTTCTTAGCATGCTTCAAAATCCTGCTAAATTTG GTTTCGAAGTGATAAAGAAAGGATGCTGTGGCACGGGGGATATAGAAGTGAGCATTTTGTGCAACCGTTACAGCATAAACACATGCTCTAACACCACTCACTACTTGTTCTGGGACAGTTATCATCCTACACAGGAGGCTTATCTTGCCCTTAGTTCTCTAGTGTTTGATAACAAAATTAAGGACTTCTTCTGA
- the LOC102667512 gene encoding sulfate transporter 4.1, chloroplastic, protein MAPVTYIDSSAVQALKDLYQEYKLRDIQIAISNPSPEVLLTLSRSGLVELIGKEWYFVRVHDVVQVCLQHVQSLKGASNSPQAPFSSVENKPSLFARLSKERLEKLSITDLESGNGRPPLPEERDSKLEPLLSKDH, encoded by the exons ATGGCAC CTGTGACATACATAGATTCTAGTGCTGTTCAggctttgaaagacttgtatcAGGAGTACAAATTACGGGACATTCAG ATTGCAATATCCAATCCAAGTCCAGAAGTTCTGCTTACCTTGTCTAGATCGGGTCTGGTGGAGTTGATAGGCAAAGAATGGTACTTTGTGAGAGTACATGATGTTGTTCAAGTTTGCTTGCAACATGTTCAAAGCTTGAAAGGAGCATCTAACAGTCCACAAGCACCATTCTCTTCAGTAGAGAACAAACCAAGTTTGTTTGCACGATTATCAAAAGAGAGACTGGAGAAGCTTTCAATTACCGACTTGGAGTCTGGTAATGGCAGGCCTCCACTCCCCGAGGAGAGAGATTCCAAATTGGAGCCATTGTTGTCTAAAGATCATTGA